AAGTGTGACCATCTGCTAGATatgtctattaataccataaaatatctaaatggttcacTTTGTGGGTTAATAGATTTACATATAttaccatgaattcgttctaaaaatgtaagTGATTCAATCTCCACTTTAACTAGTGATGGTCTAATAAtgaattttccttgagagcaagtatcacatgataattcattagattgaagaatcttttggctcttcaatggatgtccatttgaattctcaataattcttatcatcattatagaccctggatGACTTAATATGTCATGTCAAATGGTAAATATGTCTAGATTCATAACTTCAGGTTCATGGTTGCATATGTCTCAATTACTCGTTTacgagtataatataatccagaagataaagcaggtaACTCTTCcagtatatatttttcatatgagacagtagatatgatataaagatactccaaattattctttctatcagtctcaatatgataaccattgcaacgcatatctttaaaactaagtagatttctctttgattaacTAGAGAACAacgcattgtcaattgtaaattttgttcctctaggcaaaataatatttgtttttccaaacccttcaattaggtttgcagaacttgatattgtattgacttttgtttctagcattgtcaatttagaaaaatattctcTGCTTGTAAGTATTATATGTGTAGTTGCATTATCTGCTAGATATAGatattctttactcattttttagtcacccaacatatgaaaatcaTCCAGGTTTCTTCactaaaagaaaacaattacaataagaaaaataatatttggaatatacaaaggttagCATCtactaagaagaaaaaaatatgaagatgaataaaaaaatgacattaagtctagatactttcaaagtcaaaggaaacatTTGATATTCCATCAATTCTGCTGATTTTCTTTTCAGGATATTCAAAGAAGTCcgtcacatccaaatttatcatatgggatgggtcaaatatgtcattatcctagtatgcaaaatttgcttctacatttttctcttttttcttcaaggATACTTGatagagattaattaattgttttgacgtacgataaGTACATGACCAATTTCTAGCCATTCCGTATTGGAAGcatattttcaacactttttgaacttttatcttatggagtttttcctttgtgattatcattttatgtgattcttttgaaatttgaatgattagaacgaccaccatgcaaatactaattatttcttcctctactaGATTACAACCTCGACcaagattattattaaaattcacagcattcacttcagggaatagTGTCATCCCGGTTggttgagattcatgatttttcattagtaactcgttattttgttcgaccacgagaagacatgaaattaattcaaaatattgtttaaaacctttctttcGATATTGCTACTACAAGAGtatatttgagacatgaaatgtagaaaatgtttcCTCTAACATATCAgtatcaataattttctcttcGCATAACAACAGTTTTGAAtcgattttaaataatgcatagttgtaatcacttactgatttgaaatcttgtagcctcaagtgcatccactcataacgatcTTTAGGaggaataactattttttttgtatgattatacctctctttcaatttttttcagaAGATACGgtgatcttttattgtaagactctctattttcaatccctcgtggagatgatgacgaagaaaaattatagtttttgttttgtcCTGACTAGATGTcgtttttccttctttaatagtctcacCGATTCATAGTATCCAGGTGGATTTTGGCATCTAGTACCTATGACAAATAATTACTGTCATTAATATCAAGAtcgacaaattctaattttgtgagatttgtcatgacagcactatcataaaatattgtattagtatgcaaaataatgttaaatttattaattacaaCGAAGAGGGAAAAATCGACATAcatttaggacctacctttagtgaGGAAAACGATAGGAGCTCATGCTGATAAtctgttgtgaatttgaggagcataGCGGCATACAATAAAAACACgaatatgaagaaaatataatatataataaaataaataaagttttaaaatagataaaacataatatataaattatccaaatataaaataataaatttctctaaattctctaATTTCTCCAATTTGTGTCTCCCAAAACCCATCAAATGCTATgcaatttgacaagtagaagGTGAATTACGTAGATATTAATTATGTATAATCTTAAGACATATGGACAATCCATGGATAATGCAAAAGTTACACATGGTGAATAGACATTAATAATGGCATGATACATCTAATTTAACATATTGATAATAAtcctttattttatattttaaaattttgatatcattTTACCAATTCCCCACGATCTTCCTCTCCTCATCAACGATCGCTGCCGCGCCATCGATCACCGCCGGGTTCCCTCCGCCGGTCGACTACCATAGAAAACGGAGCGACTATTTCTTTCTCTCTAAAGAAAAGGTATGCCCCAAAGAACTAAAATATCAAAGACAATGTATAAATCAGGGAGGATATAAACAgatttaaaagggttttaagtAATATCTTCATATTGATAGacattcaattttgtgtttgtaATTGTGTGTTGTGAATTTCTTCTGCCACATTGGGTTTCCTTCGTATTACATATCTAATTTGTTTGGATGATATCATATCGAACAGAAAGAAGGATTTGCCTGTTTTGGGTATCAAAGCCTTGAGATTACAGAGTCATAGATTTTCTCTCTAACATATCCGAACACATGAAACAGTATAGACAATGCATTCAGTagctaaatagatatattgtATCGTATGAATCactgaaattttgttttaatctgCATAAAGTAAGTAAAACACTATTTGCTATGGATACATGTAAGGGCTTCTAGTAGTTTCTCTTTTCTGAGTGGCTTGCCTAAATGCACATCCATTCCAGCTTCAATTGTCTTTCCTGCTTCTTCTTCTGTTATATGGGCTGTTAGTGCAATGATTGGAATGTGGGTGTTGTAATATCTTTCTACCTTCCTTATCTGTCTTGTTGCTTCATATCCATCCATTATTGGCATCtaccacatccaaatttttatgAACGTAAATTATTGCAAGAAAgtaaaaacttaattaattgcATATATTTTGAAGTGAAAGTAGGAAACAGAGATGATGTTAAATGCATTATCATTATAGTTTTAACaggttttatgtttttttttccttttgttttggtACAATAATTGCATACATGTGTGTTCGGTATAGTAATTCTTGTTGgaaataaaagagaagaaagatagCAGGTTGTTAATTTCTTACCTCACAGTCCATAAGTATGTAATCGTAAGGGAGAGTATTTGAAGCACCATGTTTCCACTGATTGCCTAAGCCATTGCAAACAAGCTCTAAAGcttcttttccattttcacaTGTCTCAATAGCTGCACCAAGTCTTTCAAGGTTCAATCTAGCTAGTTTTTGCAACACTAAATTGTCCTCAGCAACCAAGAATTTTTTGCCACTTAGAGGTTTTTCAACACCCAAGTTTCTATATTTCTCTTCTCTAATTTCTTGGTGTAGACTTTTTTGCCCAACAATGGGTGAACTTCTAGACTTTGATCCTAAACAAgaatgaatttgattcatgGACAAATTCTTTGGGGAGGTCCCACTACTTGATGTTGTTTCTTTTTGTACTCTCGTTCTGATTTGGCCTCTAAGAATTGGTGAATTCTCCTCCTTGGCCTTACTATGATATTGGTACGGTGATGAATTTGGATCTTTAGAAACACTCCCACTCCAATATAATCTACTACTTTCTCCGGTTTCTAATGTGCCTCCAAACTCTGGAAGCAGTCTTATCACTTCATATAAACGAGAACCATGAAAAGGTCTAGATATAAAAACATCATTCGACTTGAAAATGTTTGATTCTAGCCCCTTGTCGTTGATAATGCGTGACATTTGATTCTCCAGTAGCCAAACAACCTTGCAATAGGCACCTTGAAGTCCCCTTCGAAAATTAGCTACCATATCACATATGTCCTTGAATGGTCCTGCACTGGCATCAATTACAATCAAGATGAAGCTATTTCCACCTCTGAGATTAGTCTTTTTGAATACAGAAAGAAGGTAATTTTTCTCGTCTTTCATTGCACCCATAGAAACATGCATGTTCAACCCATTGCTGGAGTCACCGGACGTTGATTTGCTTAGGCAGTCACTTGGTGAACTATTACCTGACCTTCCTCTTAAGTTATGCATAGACTGACTCTGTTTCTCCAATGTTTTTTGTAGAGTGACAAGGAGTTGCTCCCATTCTTTCATTGCCAATACTTTTATGCCAAGACTTTCCAGGAATTTCTTGCATATCATTCTTCGTTgatcattttgaattaagagaaTGACACGAGATGTTTCAGCTTTGGAACTGGTGGTTCGGATTGCTCTAGGAGAACGGAGACTTGTACTAGGGGACCAAAAAGTCAGTCTTGAGGTAGGCGATGATTGACATGTGTTGTCACCAGAGTTGACGTTGCTCTCTAAGACAGTAAGAAGAACATTGAACCTAAAACATGTTCCCTTTTCTTCAGTCTCTTTATCCAAAATTGCTATATCTCCTCCCATCAAGCGTACCTTCAATAATACAAACAAATGCACTTGAAATTTCTTTTATCTAAACAATGAGATAAGCTGCAACATGAACTTTTGGTCGCAAATTTAGCAAGATTTGtcagggaaaaagaaaaagacaaaccAGTTGAACTTTAAAAGTAAAGTTACATACCAGAGACTGAACAATGCCAAGTCCCAAGCCAGCTCCTCCTTGTCTCAAAGCTGTTTCTTTGACTTGGACATAGTTCTCAAAAACCAATCTACGCATCTCTTTAGGAATGCCTTTCCCTGTGTCATCTATCTCAAATGTAAATTCCATACAATCAGGTTTCAAATTAATTCCATTATCCAGGGCTTGTTGTTCTTGAAACGTGTGTGTGCTACATATTAAGAATGATAAATGCTTCAACATTTCACCATTATGATTAGAAGAAATTATATTGTTCTGCATAGCAGGTAAATTCTTGACCCACGCTCGAACAGTAACTTGCCCTTCAGAAGTGAATTTAACAGCATTGCTTAGTAAATTGCACAAAACTTGTTTAAGCTTTCCTCTATCACCTTTTACTTGTGAAAACTTGATAATTGAGCCATCATAAGGATCTAACACTATGTCTATTCCTTTCTTCACACCCACTGGATGAAACAAATCTACCACATCTTCTAGAAGTTGACCCAAATGAAACTCTTCTTCCTCGAGCTGTATTTTCCCTGCTTCAATCTTGCTTGTATCTAGAATAGAGTTCAGTATGCCTGAAATGGAttataaccaaattttatatgtTTGACAATTAATGAGAGAGATGAGAGCGTTCAAGTTTTGAATGTTAATTACCTAGAAGATCCTTTGTACA
This DNA window, taken from Benincasa hispida cultivar B227 chromosome 6, ASM972705v1, whole genome shotgun sequence, encodes the following:
- the LOC120079256 gene encoding histidine kinase CKI1 translates to MFLMFLNFQIAPMLFQGFSIIPYLTQISYIGMDGLFFSYYTDKNQTFAVYANSTFTGKFYPHPPREYSWLTQLVNSTTGELYGNMTETFPLVTSNTSWFRDALNSNQGCASTGTRWSSDHERLFLNTVRVNGSNRVVSFGFSIKTFIDLFFTSIERQGGRLYLATTEGEILVIGSQNIRMVLANGSASFQFFNPNGSEIARIGNISCLPRKKDFDPKDSFFNLLGTKYKIYCSPIEIMGVQLVSLIHTVTITYILKILKYVNFIILLTMLGPNAYTLFLISGLFLFQVYSLVLPQKELASLVQKSSRMGLILLILIMTTTVISISGFVFIVIRATKREMHLCAKLIQQMEATQQAERKSMNKSVAFARASHDIHASLVGIIGLVEICHNEVAPGSELDMRLKQIDGCTKDLLGILNSILDTSKIEAGKIQLEEEEFHLGQLLEDVVDLFHPVGVKKGIDIVLDPYDGSIIKFSQVKGDRGKLKQVLCNLLSNAVKFTSEGQVTVRAWVKNLPAMQNNIISSNHNGEMLKHLSFLICSTHTFQEQQALDNGINLKPDCMEFTFEIDDTGKGIPKEMRRLVFENYVQVKETALRQGGAGLGLGIVQSLVRLMGGDIAILDKETEEKGTCFRFNVLLTVLESNVNSGDNTCQSSPTSRLTFWSPSTSLRSPRAIRTTSSKAETSRVILLIQNDQRRMICKKFLESLGIKVLAMKEWEQLLVTLQKTLEKQSQSMHNLRGRSGNSSPSDCLSKSTSGDSSNGLNMHVSMGAMKDEKNYLLSVFKKTNLRGGNSFILIVIDASAGPFKDICDMVANFRRGLQGAYCKVVWLLENQMSRIINDKGLESNIFKSNDVFISRPFHGSRLYEVIRLLPEFGGTLETGESSRLYWSGSVSKDPNSSPYQYHSKAKEENSPILRGQIRTRVQKETTSSSGTSPKNLSMNQIHSCLGSKSRSSPIVGQKSLHQEIREEKYRNLGVEKPLSGKKFLVAEDNLVLQKLARLNLERLGAAIETCENGKEALELVCNGLGNQWKHGASNTLPYDYILMDCEMPIMDGYEATRQIRKVERYYNTHIPIIALTAHITEEEAGKTIEAGMDVHLGKPLRKEKLLEALTCIHSK